Part of the Rothia mucilaginosa genome, CATGATTGGTGTTTACGCCGGAGTATCCGTCAAGCCCGAGCACGTCGAAGAATTCCTCAAGACCATCGAACCGCTCGTGACCGCAAGCCGCCAGGACGAAGGCAACGTCAGCTACGACTTCGGTGCCGTCTCCGACACCGACTTCGCATTCATCGAGCGTTGGGAATCCCAGGAACTACTCGAAAAGCACATGGGCGCCGAGCACTTCCAGAAGGCTGTCGCCGCATGGGAGCCGCTGCTCTCCTCCGAGCTGGACGTTCGCATCGTCAACTTCCGCTAAACGACGTTAAATACCGAAAGTGCCCGGCACCCCCTATGTGAGGGGTGCCGGGCACCTTCGTATGTCAGCCATGGAGGCATACCAGCCTTGGAAGCGAGCGCGGCTACTCGCGGCGCGCCTTCATGCTCGCCAGGTTTATCGGCGTTCTACGCCAACCTCCACCGAATCAAGCGTGAAACCATTCGTCGCGCTCACGCAATGCACCTTACCGCTATTTACCGACTTGCAGGTGTAACCGTACGCAGTCACCACCTGACCGGCAGGCAGCGCAGTAATACCCTCGGTATTCACCGGCTCCGGGGTGGCGGTCTGACCGACCAGGCTCACCGCAGGAGCCTGACCCTGCACCATGTGCACGCGCTGCTGCGCCTTACCGGAGGCGGCATCCCAACCCTCCAGGGTCACACCCACCAGCGCCTGGCAATCCACACCCGACGGGGTCACCGAGCACGCGACCTTAGAGTCCGGGCTGGTGAAACGCAGCGCCTCAACAGTCTTCGCCGAATCGCCCTGACCGAAAGTACCGCCGCCGTACGCTTCAGCGAAAGTCAGCGTACCCGACAGCATGCGGGTCTGCGCCGGAATCAACGCCAGGCGAGGCTTCTCAACGCTACCACCCTGCGTGAAGCAGGCACCCGTAATGTAGTCGCGGCCCTGCACCTTCGTGGCGCACTGATACCACTCAACACTCGCCGAACCATCCTGGTTCTTGCGGCTGTTGAAGAGACGCACCGCCTCCTGAGCCTTCGCACAATCCGAACCGTCATACACGTAAATACCGGCAGAACCACCCAGCAGACTCGTCACACCGCAGCGGGTACCCGCATCAATAATGTTCGCGGAGCCGCTCGCGGAAGCGTATGCCGCCTCGTACTCAGCGTCCGTGCTCGGCTCATCGGTCGGGGTTGCTACAGCATCAAAAGTTGCCGGCGCATCCAGACCGGCAGAAATCTGCACAGTATTCGGCTTCCAGGAGCCGTCCGCCGATTTAAACAGGGTCTTCGCATCAACGGCCGCCGAGGAAGTCGCGACCTTCATCGGGGCGGTTTCAGAATCATCAGCATGCGGCTGAGCAGAGCAAGAGCTCAAAGCGAGCGCGCCAATGCAGGCAAGAGCCGTCAGGGCACGACGAGTAAAGGCACGCTGTGCGCGTGCGGGCAGGGTAATCATGAGTGCGTCCTCGTGAGGGTTGCGAATTGCGTTGTGTTTGAGTGGTTGTGCTGAGTCGGTGAAGCGGGTACCTAAATACCTTCTTACACCCTACTGCACCGCAACTGACAAGGCAATACGCCGCACCGGGTATCCCACGACGGCAGACAAAGACACGGACAAAGACGCAGACAAAGAACAGCGCCCCGCCCGCAGAAAAACCGCGGAACGGGGCGCCAGCCCATCGGGGCAAATATTAAATTCTCACACGATACGTGAGGGGCTTATGCGTCCTCGGGCAGGATGCGCACGCCACCCTTATCAGCCGAAGCAGCCAGCATACCGTACACCTTCAGGGCGTTCGACACCTGACGCTCACGCGGCTTCGTCGGACGCCACGGTGCAGCGCCCTTCGCCTCGCGGCGAGCAGCCAGCTCCTCGTCCGAAACGTTCACACGCAGGATGCGGTTGTTCACGTCAATCTCAATCTCGTCACCGGTCTGCACTAGGCCGATCGCACCGCCAGCGGCCGCCTCCGGGGAAACGTGACCAATCGAAATACCGGACGTACCACCGGAGAAACGACCGTCAGTAATCAGCGCGCACTTCTTGCCGAGGCCCAGACCCTTCAGGTAGGAGGTCGGGTACAGCATTTCCTGCATGCCGGGGCCACCCTTCGGACCCTCGTACTGGATGACGACAATGTCGCCTTCCTTCACGTTCTTCGACAGGATCTCGTGCACAGCCTCGTCCTGCGACTCGACCACAAAGGCGCGACCCTTGAAGTGGAACAGCTCCTCATCAATACCAGCAGACTTGATGATCGCGCCGTTCTGAGCAATGTTGCCGTACAGGACCGCCAGACCGCCGTCCTTGGTGTACGCGTGCTCCACGGAGCGGATGCAGCCGTTCTCAGCGTCAGTCTCGTGGGACTCGTACTTGTTCGCGGTGGAGAACGCCTGAGTGGTGCGCACGCCGCCGGGAGCCGCGAGGAACAGTTCCTTCGCCTTCTCGCTCGCCTTGCCGCTGCGGATATCCCACTCGTCCAGCCACTCGTCCAGCGAGTCAGCGTGAACAGAATGAACGTTCTTGTGCAGCAGGCCGGCACGGTTCAGCTCACCCAGCAGGGCGGGGATACCACCGGCACGGTGCACGTGCTCAATGTGGTACTTGGTGGAGTTCGGGGCGACCTTCGCCAGGCAGGGAACCTGACGCGAAATGCGGTCAATATCCTGCAGGGTGAAGTCAGCGCCCGCCTCATGGGCAATCGCCAGGGTGTGCAGCACGGTGTTGGTCGAACCGCCCATCGCCACATCCAGCGCCATAGCGTTCTCGAACGCCTCCTTGGTCGCAATGGAGCGGGGCAGAACCGACTCGTCATCCTGCTCGTAGTAGCGCTTAGCCAGCTCAACGATGCGGCGGCCAGCATCCAGGAACAACTCCTTACGAGCAACCTGAGTAGCCAGGGTGGTGCCGTTACCGGGCAGCGCCAGACCAATCGCCTCATTCAGGCAGTTCATGGAGTTCGCGGTGAACATACCCGCGCACGAACCGCAGGTCGGGCACGCATTCTTCTCAATCTGGGCGAGCGCAGCGTCGCTGACGCTATCATCAACAGCCATCACCATGGCGTCCACCAGGTCGAGGCGGTGCTCAACAATGCCCTCAATGCCCTCGCCGGACTCCATGGGGCCACCGGACACAAAGATAGTGGGGATGTTCAGGCGCATAGCCGCCAGAAGCATACCGGGGGTGATCTTGTCACAGTTAGAAATGCAGACCAGCGCGTCGGCACGGTGCGCGTTGACCATGTACTCGACCGAGTCA contains:
- a CDS encoding 2-oxoglutarate dehydrogenase — encoded protein: MITLPARAQRAFTRRALTALACIGALALSSCSAQPHADDSETAPMKVATSSAAVDAKTLFKSADGSWKPNTVQISAGLDAPATFDAVATPTDEPSTDAEYEAAYASASGSANIIDAGTRCGVTSLLGGSAGIYVYDGSDCAKAQEAVRLFNSRKNQDGSASVEWYQCATKVQGRDYITGACFTQGGSVEKPRLALIPAQTRMLSGTLTFAEAYGGGTFGQGDSAKTVEALRFTSPDSKVACSVTPSGVDCQALVGVTLEGWDAASGKAQQRVHMVQGQAPAVSLVGQTATPEPVNTEGITALPAGQVVTAYGYTCKSVNSGKVHCVSATNGFTLDSVEVGVERR
- the ilvD gene encoding dihydroxy-acid dehydratase produces the protein MPELRSRTSTHGRNMAGARALWRATGMGDDDFGKPIIAIANSFTQFVPGHVHLKDMGELVAGAIREAGGVAKEFNTIAVDDGIAMGHDGMLYSLPSRDLIADSVEYMVNAHRADALVCISNCDKITPGMLLAAMRLNIPTIFVSGGPMESGEGIEGIVEHRLDLVDAMVMAVDDSVSDAALAQIEKNACPTCGSCAGMFTANSMNCLNEAIGLALPGNGTTLATQVARKELFLDAGRRIVELAKRYYEQDDESVLPRSIATKEAFENAMALDVAMGGSTNTVLHTLAIAHEAGADFTLQDIDRISRQVPCLAKVAPNSTKYHIEHVHRAGGIPALLGELNRAGLLHKNVHSVHADSLDEWLDEWDIRSGKASEKAKELFLAAPGGVRTTQAFSTANKYESHETDAENGCIRSVEHAYTKDGGLAVLYGNIAQNGAIIKSAGIDEELFHFKGRAFVVESQDEAVHEILSKNVKEGDIVVIQYEGPKGGPGMQEMLYPTSYLKGLGLGKKCALITDGRFSGGTSGISIGHVSPEAAAGGAIGLVQTGDEIEIDVNNRILRVNVSDEELAARREAKGAAPWRPTKPRERQVSNALKVYGMLAASADKGGVRILPEDA
- a CDS encoding putative quinol monooxygenase encodes the protein MIGVYAGVSVKPEHVEEFLKTIEPLVTASRQDEGNVSYDFGAVSDTDFAFIERWESQELLEKHMGAEHFQKAVAAWEPLLSSELDVRIVNFR